In a single window of the Gemmatimonadota bacterium genome:
- a CDS encoding PQQ-binding-like beta-propeller repeat protein has translation MTLRPILLIWSLTFVLPRSVAAQDAMFRGGPTHEGVYASPSPTLATLAWKLKVGGRVISSPVVSGDRLFVGSTNGRLIAIDRKAGTRLWQFASEGPIASSPAVHGDLVYISSTDGKIYAVEAATGKQRWAFATKGERRFTAPGIHGAIPSTERMPDPFDVFLSSPTIVGNTLYIGSGDQHVYALNTETGALRWQFAARDVIHASPAVANGLVYIGSWDRNLYALDAATGRERWHYTTGNDTTEYNQIGIASSAAVAGGLVFVGARDGHFHVVDARTGALKWKHDNHGGWTIGSPAVRDGVVYFATSDGRRFKALDAATGAVRFDLENMAISFSSPALAGDVVYYGTSDGWLHSVDIHTGKFLAHFQTDGSRENLAKWTDSNGVFNSGRMYPDRTLDGLMVGMRTMFTVGSILSSPTIADGVLYVGSTDGNVYALR, from the coding sequence ATGACGCTGCGACCGATCCTGCTGATCTGGAGCCTTACCTTCGTCCTCCCCCGCAGCGTCGCCGCGCAGGACGCGATGTTCCGCGGTGGCCCGACCCACGAGGGGGTCTACGCCTCACCGTCTCCCACGCTCGCCACACTGGCGTGGAAGTTGAAAGTCGGCGGACGTGTCATCTCGTCACCGGTCGTGAGCGGCGATCGGCTGTTTGTCGGAAGCACCAACGGTCGCCTCATCGCCATCGATCGAAAGGCCGGGACGCGGCTCTGGCAGTTTGCCTCCGAGGGGCCGATCGCCTCCTCACCAGCGGTGCACGGCGATCTGGTCTACATCAGCAGCACCGACGGCAAGATCTACGCAGTCGAGGCCGCCACCGGCAAGCAGCGGTGGGCGTTCGCCACCAAGGGAGAGCGCCGCTTCACGGCCCCCGGCATCCATGGCGCCATTCCGAGCACCGAGCGGATGCCCGACCCGTTCGATGTCTTTCTCTCCTCGCCCACGATCGTCGGCAACACCCTGTACATCGGGAGCGGCGATCAGCACGTCTATGCCCTGAACACCGAGACAGGAGCACTGCGCTGGCAGTTCGCTGCGCGGGACGTGATCCATGCATCGCCGGCAGTGGCCAACGGCCTGGTCTATATCGGAAGCTGGGACCGGAATCTCTACGCCCTCGATGCCGCAACCGGCCGCGAGCGCTGGCACTACACCACGGGCAATGACACCACCGAGTACAACCAGATCGGCATCGCGAGTTCGGCTGCCGTGGCCGGTGGCCTCGTCTTCGTCGGAGCGCGCGATGGCCATTTTCATGTGGTCGATGCCCGCACCGGGGCACTGAAGTGGAAGCACGACAACCACGGCGGCTGGACCATCGGTTCCCCCGCCGTCCGGGATGGCGTGGTCTATTTCGCCACGTCGGACGGCCGCCGCTTCAAGGCTCTCGACGCAGCCACTGGCGCGGTACGCTTTGATCTCGAGAATATGGCGATCTCGTTCTCCTCCCCTGCCCTCGCCGGGGACGTGGTCTACTACGGCACCTCCGATGGCTGGCTCCACTCCGTCGACATCCATACCGGGAAGTTCCTCGCCCATTTCCAGACGGACGGCTCCAGGGAAAACCTCGCCAAGTGGACCGACTCCAACGGCGTCTTCAATTCCGGCCGGATGTACCCCGACCGAACCCTCGATGGGCTCATGGTCGGTATGCGGACGATGTTCACGGTGGGGTCGATACTCTCCTCACCCACGATCGCCGATGGCGTGCTCTATGTAGGGAGTACCGATGGGAACGTGTACGCGCTGCGCTGA
- a CDS encoding VOC family protein produces MKKLQVQGVHHITLVGSTRQSAIDFWQGLLGMPFVIEQPNLGKPDENHLYFDPGDGRLLTVFTNESTPDARRHAPREPGCVEHIAFNVSRATHQQVPARLRERGIEFLERDRGFMDSIYFRDENGLKIELACYKFETPAGFRDVDVLMRAQRLREARGDHHITAEHLADAIEELMASRDRLPV; encoded by the coding sequence ATGAAGAAGCTACAGGTCCAGGGCGTCCACCATATCACCCTGGTCGGGTCAACCCGGCAGAGCGCCATCGACTTCTGGCAGGGGCTCCTCGGCATGCCGTTCGTGATCGAACAGCCCAACCTCGGCAAGCCCGATGAAAACCATCTCTACTTCGACCCGGGCGATGGCCGGCTGCTCACCGTCTTCACCAACGAGTCCACGCCGGATGCTCGCCGGCACGCGCCACGCGAACCAGGTTGCGTGGAGCACATCGCCTTCAATGTCTCGCGCGCCACCCACCAGCAGGTGCCGGCACGGCTGCGCGAACGCGGCATCGAATTCCTCGAGCGCGATCGCGGCTTCATGGATTCGATCTATTTCCGTGACGAGAACGGACTCAAGATCGAACTCGCCTGCTACAAGTTCGAGACACCGGCAGGTTTCCGCGATGTCGACGTGCTGATGCGGGCCCAGCGACTCCGGGAGGCGCGCGGAGACCACCATATCACGGCCGAACATCTCGCCGATGCCATCGAGGAGTTGATGGCTAGCCGGGATCGCTTGCCGGTCTAG
- a CDS encoding VOC family protein yields MSHLELVALVVKEYDRAIDFFVRVLDFDLVEDTPAQTNDGRPKRWVVVRPRGAATGILLAQADGERQAAAAGDQFAGRVGLFLRVDDFLNAYTRMIAAGVTFLTEPRVEGYGEVAVFLDVEGNRWDLLGPPRT; encoded by the coding sequence TTGTCCCATCTGGAACTGGTCGCCCTGGTCGTCAAGGAGTACGACCGCGCCATCGACTTCTTTGTGCGGGTGCTGGACTTCGACCTGGTGGAAGACACCCCGGCACAGACCAACGATGGCCGACCGAAGCGCTGGGTCGTGGTGCGGCCGCGTGGCGCCGCCACCGGAATCCTGCTGGCACAAGCCGATGGAGAGCGTCAGGCGGCGGCCGCGGGTGACCAGTTTGCCGGGCGGGTCGGCCTCTTTCTTCGGGTCGATGATTTTCTGAATGCTTACACGCGGATGATTGCCGCCGGTGTCACTTTCCTCACGGAGCCGCGAGTCGAAGGGTACGGGGAGGTGGCCGTCTTCCTCGATGTTGAAGGGAATCGGTGGGATCTGCTCGGGCCGCCCCGCACCTGA
- a CDS encoding VOC family protein, translated as MSVDLRPALLRGAPYFPVTDVAATLSYYQEVVGFREEYRAGSPPEFAICSRDGCGVMLRRSTEPSRIRPMESQGGTWDAFFWVRDAEELAAEFLARGATFVYGLVVQPYGVKEFALRDLDGHVLGFGQQWPAAPTNGARPASDPG; from the coding sequence ATGTCCGTAGACCTGCGTCCGGCGCTACTCCGCGGTGCGCCATACTTCCCAGTGACGGATGTCGCGGCGACGCTGAGCTACTACCAGGAGGTGGTGGGCTTCCGTGAGGAGTACCGCGCCGGGTCGCCACCGGAGTTCGCGATCTGCAGTCGCGATGGCTGTGGTGTAATGCTTCGGCGCAGTACAGAGCCGAGCCGGATTCGGCCGATGGAGTCCCAGGGCGGCACCTGGGACGCGTTCTTCTGGGTCCGCGATGCCGAAGAACTTGCGGCCGAATTCCTCGCCCGCGGAGCAACTTTCGTTTATGGCCTCGTGGTGCAGCCGTACGGCGTGAAGGAGTTTGCTCTCCGGGACCTGGACGGGCATGTGCTCGGCTTCGGACAGCAGTGGCCCGCAGCGCCGACCAATGGTGCTAGACCGGCAAGCGATCCCGGCTAG